Proteins from a single region of Bifidobacteriaceae bacterium:
- a CDS encoding amidohydrolase family protein translates to MSGPGDPKPSGPAGEQPSPVPARAASGPVGSGQPQSAHPGGAAPAQSGPHAARTPPAAAPAPAQGGPHAARTPPAASVDHAERDWILRGVRPVRGQLLDAPSDVVITGGVVERVAPQGAAKAGRHTVLELPGYVVLAALAEPHTHLDKALTADRVANPRGDLPGAIDKWMAVGPRERYHDLEERALRVLADGLAAGVTAFRTHVDTGAATGLDPLERLLAVKKAVAPWVDLQVFPSFGLPVTGRDGLSQRRLIERAIEAGADGIGGAPNFDPAPGEALAIILDTAAQGGVPLDLHLDETLDPAHFLLEDVAERAGALGVPVTVDHVCSLALQPPERIAATAAKLAQARVNVVTLPLTNLYLQGREAASPVQRGITAVRDLLDAGVNVAGGADNLLDAFNLVGRPDPLETAALLVAGAHLTIAEALHAVTQAARSTLGLGPAGPAPGAAADLLVARARSPQELVAFAPPERLVFKGGSLVARTETQREPVPWAGADGIGHLACKTPTPTQVTT, encoded by the coding sequence ATGAGCGGGCCCGGGGACCCAAAGCCGTCCGGGCCGGCCGGCGAGCAGCCGTCGCCGGTACCGGCGCGCGCCGCCAGCGGGCCGGTCGGCTCCGGACAGCCGCAGTCGGCTCACCCCGGCGGCGCCGCCCCAGCCCAGAGCGGGCCGCATGCGGCTCGAACCCCGCCCGCCGCAGCACCAGCCCCAGCCCAAGGTGGGCCGCATGCGGCTCGAACCCCGCCTGCCGCGAGCGTTGACCACGCCGAGCGCGACTGGATCCTGCGCGGGGTCCGGCCCGTCCGGGGCCAACTCTTGGACGCCCCCAGCGACGTGGTGATCACCGGGGGGGTGGTGGAGCGGGTCGCGCCCCAGGGCGCGGCGAAGGCCGGGCGCCACACCGTGCTTGAACTGCCCGGCTATGTGGTCCTGGCCGCCTTGGCGGAGCCCCACACCCACCTTGACAAGGCGCTGACGGCAGACAGGGTTGCCAACCCGCGCGGCGACCTGCCCGGCGCCATCGACAAATGGATGGCCGTGGGCCCCCGCGAGCGCTACCACGACCTCGAAGAACGCGCCCTGCGCGTGCTGGCGGACGGCCTGGCCGCCGGCGTGACCGCCTTCAGGACCCATGTGGACACCGGGGCGGCCACCGGGCTTGACCCGTTGGAGCGCCTTCTGGCCGTCAAGAAGGCCGTGGCCCCCTGGGTTGACCTGCAAGTCTTCCCCTCCTTCGGGCTGCCGGTCACCGGCCGGGACGGACTGTCCCAGCGCCGTTTGATCGAGCGCGCCATCGAAGCCGGGGCGGACGGGATCGGCGGGGCGCCGAACTTCGACCCGGCGCCCGGCGAGGCGCTCGCCATAATCCTGGACACGGCCGCGCAAGGCGGCGTCCCGCTGGACCTGCACCTGGACGAGACGCTGGACCCGGCGCACTTCCTGTTGGAGGACGTGGCCGAACGGGCCGGCGCATTGGGCGTACCGGTGACCGTGGACCACGTCTGCTCGTTGGCGTTGCAACCGCCCGAACGGATCGCCGCGACCGCTGCGAAGCTCGCGCAGGCCCGCGTCAACGTGGTGACATTGCCGTTGACCAACCTCTACCTGCAAGGACGGGAGGCCGCCTCGCCCGTTCAGCGCGGCATCACCGCCGTGCGGGACCTGCTGGACGCCGGAGTCAACGTGGCCGGCGGGGCTGACAACCTCCTGGACGCCTTCAACCTGGTGGGCCGCCCCGACCCCCTGGAAACAGCCGCCCTGCTGGTCGCGGGCGCGCACTTGACCATCGCCGAGGCTTTGCACGCCGTCACCCAGGCCGCCCGGTCCACGCTGGGCCTGGGCCCGGCCGGCCCCGCGCCCGGCGCCGCCGCCGACCTGCTGGTGGCCCGCGCCCGCTCGCCCCAAGAACTGGTCGCCTTCGCGCCGCCCGAACGGCTGGTGTTCAAGGGCGGTTCCCTCGTCGCCCGTACCGAAACCCAACGTGAGCCGGTGCCGTGGGCGGGGGCGGACGGCATCGGGCACCTAGCTTGCAAAACCCCTACCCCAACCCAAGTAACGACCTAA
- a CDS encoding ABC transporter permease has translation MSAPAAPALRRKPDANPKNGGPAPAGRAPWTARLRKRAKNLALPVVTTVVLLAFWEYFSTQIMSPARRFILPPPSDVVRIGFLDDRNRGELLAGLSQTASVAVVGLAIAIVLGSLVALAMSQAIWLERSIYPWAVILQTIPILALVPLISFWFGYGFGSRVLVCVMIALFPIITNTLFGLQSATEAHRDLFRLYGASWRDKVLKLLIPGALPSVLAGWRISAGLSVTGAIVGDYFFRHGQAGIGRLLDAYTQHLRSAQLFAGVILASSFGIAVFWAFGLLSQAVVGKWHETGRRAGAGREA, from the coding sequence ATGAGCGCCCCGGCCGCCCCCGCGCTCCGGCGCAAACCGGACGCGAACCCAAAGAACGGCGGCCCCGCGCCGGCGGGGCGCGCGCCCTGGACCGCGCGCTTGCGCAAACGGGCCAAGAACCTGGCTCTGCCGGTGGTGACCACCGTCGTCTTGCTGGCCTTCTGGGAGTACTTCTCCACGCAAATCATGAGCCCGGCCCGCCGGTTCATCCTGCCTCCGCCCAGCGACGTGGTCCGGATCGGGTTCCTGGATGACCGCAACCGGGGCGAGTTGCTGGCGGGCTTGTCGCAGACGGCATCGGTCGCGGTGGTCGGGCTGGCCATAGCGATAGTGCTCGGGTCGCTCGTCGCGCTGGCGATGAGCCAGGCGATCTGGCTGGAACGGTCCATCTACCCGTGGGCCGTGATCCTCCAAACCATCCCGATCCTGGCTTTGGTTCCGCTGATCAGCTTCTGGTTCGGCTACGGTTTCGGCTCACGGGTCCTGGTCTGCGTGATGATCGCGCTCTTCCCCATCATCACCAACACGCTGTTCGGCTTGCAGTCCGCCACCGAGGCGCACCGCGACCTGTTCCGCCTTTACGGCGCCTCCTGGCGCGACAAGGTCCTCAAGCTGCTGATCCCGGGCGCCCTGCCGTCAGTGCTGGCGGGCTGGCGGATCTCCGCCGGGCTGTCCGTCACCGGCGCCATAGTCGGTGACTACTTCTTCCGGCACGGCCAGGCCGGGATCGGGCGCCTGTTGGACGCCTACACCCAGCACCTGCGTTCCGCGCAGTTGTTCGCCGGGGTGATCTTGGCCTCAAGCTTCGGGATCGCCGTGTTCTGGGCGTTCGGCCTGCTGTCGCAGGCGGTGGTGGGCAAGTGGCATGAGACCGGCCGGCGGGCCGGCGCGGGGCGCGAAGCATGA